A genomic window from Aquipuribacter nitratireducens includes:
- a CDS encoding DUF4397 domain-containing protein, which translates to MRTILAATGAALLPLAFAAPAAASGSGDAQVAVFHGVPGLTVDVYANGDVLLEDFEPGTITDPLTLPAGSYDLAVYPAGADPEADDAAIEQTAEVPAGANVTVAAHLDESGAPVLTPFVNDTSEVAAGEGRLTVRHTAAAPAVDVLAGGDPVFTGLTNPNEETADLPAGTVEAAVALAGTTDPVLGPADVDVAEGVNTIVYAYGSAEEGTLDLAIQTISGLGSSPSGVPSGTGGLVSDAFPWQLAVVGALGAGAVVLLGGRAVAARSARD; encoded by the coding sequence ATGCGGACCATCCTCGCTGCCACCGGTGCAGCGCTGCTGCCCCTCGCCTTCGCCGCGCCCGCCGCGGCGTCCGGCTCCGGCGACGCCCAGGTCGCCGTCTTCCACGGCGTGCCCGGCCTGACCGTCGACGTCTACGCCAACGGCGACGTGCTGCTCGAGGACTTCGAGCCCGGCACCATCACCGACCCCCTGACGCTTCCCGCCGGTTCCTACGACCTCGCGGTGTACCCGGCCGGGGCCGACCCCGAGGCCGACGACGCCGCGATCGAGCAGACCGCCGAGGTGCCGGCCGGAGCCAACGTCACGGTCGCCGCGCACCTCGACGAATCCGGCGCCCCGGTCCTCACCCCGTTCGTCAACGACACCTCCGAGGTGGCCGCGGGCGAGGGCCGCCTGACGGTCCGCCACACCGCGGCGGCGCCCGCCGTCGACGTCCTCGCCGGAGGCGACCCGGTCTTCACCGGGCTGACCAACCCGAACGAGGAGACCGCGGACCTGCCCGCCGGCACGGTCGAGGCGGCCGTCGCGCTCGCCGGCACGACCGACCCGGTGCTCGGGCCGGCCGACGTCGACGTCGCCGAGGGCGTCAACACCATCGTCTACGCCTACGGCTCCGCCGAGGAGGGCACCCTCGACCTCGCCATCCAGACGATCAGCGGCCTCGGGAGCAGCCCGTCCGGTGTCCCGTCCGGCACCGGCGGCCTCGTGTCCGACGCCTTCCCGTGGCAGCTCGCCGTCGTCGGCGCCCTCGGCGCCGGTGCCGTCGTGCTCCTCGGCGGGCGCGCGGTCGCCGCTCGCTCGGCCCGCGACTGA
- a CDS encoding heme o synthase, protein MTPPSRLTVPEAPPALAAAAPAPARSRLAAYVALTKPRIIELLLVTTVPTMVLAAGGLPDWRVVLATLVGGTLAAGSANTLNQVADRDIDAVMERTRHRPIVTGEVSPRAALGFGLALGVAAVALLWWGTTPLAALLAVAAVVFYAVVYTLVLKRRTSQNIVWGGAAGFMPVLIGWAAVTGSLAWAPVVLSAVIFFWTPPHYWPLSMRYRDDYARAQVPMLPVVGSARSLAWQTVAHTLAMVACTLLLVPVAGMGVVYTVTVVVAGAVFTAAVLGLARQLRTAGEVSTVVRPMRVFHLSITYLSVVFLAVAVDPFLV, encoded by the coding sequence GTGACCCCGCCGTCCCGTCTCACCGTCCCCGAGGCGCCCCCCGCCCTCGCCGCGGCGGCGCCCGCACCGGCGCGCAGCCGGCTCGCGGCGTACGTCGCGCTCACGAAGCCGCGCATCATCGAGCTGCTCCTCGTCACGACCGTGCCGACGATGGTGCTCGCCGCCGGCGGCCTCCCCGACTGGCGGGTCGTGCTCGCCACCCTGGTCGGCGGCACCCTCGCCGCCGGCAGCGCGAACACCCTCAACCAGGTCGCCGACCGCGACATCGACGCGGTCATGGAGCGCACCCGGCACCGCCCCATCGTCACCGGCGAGGTCTCGCCCCGGGCCGCCCTCGGCTTCGGACTCGCGCTCGGCGTCGCGGCCGTCGCGCTGCTGTGGTGGGGCACCACGCCGCTCGCGGCCCTCCTCGCGGTCGCCGCCGTCGTCTTCTACGCCGTCGTGTACACGCTCGTCCTCAAGCGACGCACCTCGCAGAACATCGTGTGGGGCGGCGCCGCCGGGTTCATGCCCGTGCTCATCGGCTGGGCCGCCGTCACGGGCTCGCTGGCGTGGGCGCCCGTCGTGCTGTCGGCCGTCATCTTCTTCTGGACGCCGCCGCACTACTGGCCGCTGTCGATGCGCTACCGCGACGACTACGCCCGCGCGCAGGTGCCGATGCTGCCGGTCGTCGGGTCCGCGCGGTCGCTGGCGTGGCAGACCGTCGCCCACACCCTCGCGATGGTCGCCTGCACCCTCCTGCTGGTGCCCGTCGCAGGGATGGGCGTCGTGTACACGGTGACGGTCGTCGTCGCGGGCGCAGTCTTCACCGCGGCGGTGCTCGGGCTCGCGCGACAGCTGCGCACCGCCGGCGAGGTGTCGACCGTGGTGCGCCCCATGCGCGTGTTCCACCTGTCGATCACGTACCTGTCGGTCGTCTTCCTCGCCGTCGCCGTCGACCCGTTCCTCGTCTGA
- a CDS encoding COX15/CtaA family protein: MPAATGRVPRFVTAVVVVNLVCQVGIVVTGGLVRLTASGLGCPTWPECVPGSVVPVEEQALGLRPYIEFGNRLLTFVVGLAALATLALLVRYRRRLWGYGAAVLAGTAGQAVLGGITVLTGLHPTTVAAHFLLSGLLVAVSAVLLLRLHEHDGPRRPVVPRALLVLCGGLVVVAAATLVLGTVVTGTGPHSGDSEVPVRFDLDYRTVAVLHAEAVVLFVGLLLGLLAGLHAVGAPRRATGRAWLLLGVTLAQGGTGWVQYWLGLPRALVSLHMLGACLLVVAVAALVVGLRVRAPAAQAAEVPQARARGELVGS; encoded by the coding sequence ATGCCAGCCGCCACCGGCCGGGTCCCCCGGTTCGTCACCGCCGTGGTGGTCGTCAACCTCGTGTGCCAGGTCGGCATCGTGGTCACCGGCGGCCTGGTCCGGCTCACCGCCTCGGGCCTCGGCTGCCCGACGTGGCCGGAGTGCGTGCCCGGCTCCGTCGTGCCGGTCGAGGAGCAGGCGCTGGGGCTGCGGCCCTACATCGAGTTCGGGAACCGGCTCCTCACCTTCGTCGTCGGCCTCGCCGCGCTCGCCACCCTCGCGCTGCTCGTGCGGTACCGCCGCCGGCTGTGGGGGTACGGGGCGGCCGTGCTCGCCGGCACCGCCGGGCAGGCCGTGCTCGGCGGCATCACCGTCCTCACCGGGCTGCACCCGACGACCGTCGCGGCGCACTTCCTGCTCTCCGGCCTCCTCGTCGCCGTGAGCGCCGTGCTCCTGCTGCGCCTGCACGAGCACGACGGACCGCGCCGACCCGTCGTGCCGCGCGCGCTCCTCGTGCTCTGCGGGGGCCTCGTCGTGGTCGCGGCGGCCACGCTCGTGCTCGGCACCGTCGTGACGGGGACCGGACCGCACTCCGGGGACAGCGAGGTCCCGGTCCGCTTCGACCTCGACTACCGCACCGTCGCCGTGCTCCACGCCGAGGCCGTCGTCCTGTTCGTCGGCCTGCTGCTCGGCCTGCTCGCCGGTCTCCACGCCGTCGGAGCGCCCCGCCGCGCGACCGGGCGGGCGTGGCTGCTGCTCGGGGTGACCCTCGCCCAGGGCGGCACCGGGTGGGTCCAGTACTGGCTCGGTCTCCCGCGCGCCCTCGTGAGCCTCCACATGCTCGGCGCCTGCCTCCTCGTCGTCGCGGTGGCGGCGCTCGTCGTCGGGCTCCGCGTCCGCGCCCCGGCCGCGCAGGCGGCGGAGGTGCCGCAGGCCCGGGCCCGGGGCGAGCTGGTCGGATCGTGA
- a CDS encoding ABC transporter ATP-binding protein, with translation MPDTAAAVVVDGVGRRFRGRRGSGPVVALDGVDLRVHAGEVVALCGPNGAGKTSLLDCVTGMRRPDLGRVRVLGHDPWSADAAGRARTGVVLPDLGLPAAARAAEVLRHHAALHLHPRPVPELLGLLGLDEVRDRGIRRLSTGQRQRLAVACALVGRPDVLVMDEPTAALDPEGRRAVLDVVAAAAAGGTAVLWSSHTLADVERAADRVVVLHRGRVLADGPPSEVTGEEVVRFEAPPGSPTAGLLAALGPGARLEEVVPGRFELRGAGAAEELVSIAAWQAGHGARGGITVGRPSLEDLVLRLADDPGAVPGATPVARPRTTAREPA, from the coding sequence GTGCCCGACACCGCCGCCGCCGTCGTCGTCGACGGCGTCGGGCGACGCTTCCGCGGCCGGCGCGGCAGCGGCCCGGTCGTGGCGCTCGACGGGGTCGACCTGCGGGTCCACGCCGGCGAGGTGGTCGCGCTGTGCGGCCCGAACGGGGCCGGCAAGACCTCGCTCCTCGACTGCGTCACCGGCATGCGGCGCCCCGATCTCGGCCGGGTCCGGGTGCTCGGCCACGACCCGTGGTCCGCGGACGCCGCCGGCCGCGCCAGGACGGGCGTGGTGCTGCCCGACCTCGGCCTGCCCGCCGCGGCCCGTGCGGCGGAGGTGCTGCGCCACCACGCGGCGCTGCACCTGCACCCGCGCCCCGTCCCGGAGCTGCTCGGGCTCCTCGGCCTCGACGAGGTCCGCGACCGCGGCATCCGCCGGCTGTCGACGGGACAGCGGCAGCGGCTCGCCGTCGCGTGCGCCCTCGTCGGCCGTCCGGACGTCCTCGTCATGGACGAGCCGACCGCCGCCCTCGACCCGGAGGGCCGCCGCGCCGTGCTCGACGTCGTGGCGGCGGCCGCCGCCGGCGGGACGGCCGTCCTGTGGTCGTCGCACACCCTCGCCGACGTCGAGCGCGCCGCCGACCGGGTCGTCGTGCTCCACCGCGGTCGCGTCCTCGCCGACGGACCCCCCTCGGAGGTGACCGGGGAGGAGGTCGTCCGCTTCGAGGCCCCGCCGGGCAGCCCGACCGCCGGCCTGCTCGCCGCCCTCGGGCCCGGCGCGCGGCTGGAGGAGGTCGTCCCCGGTCGGTTCGAGCTGCGGGGCGCGGGTGCCGCGGAGGAGCTCGTGAGCATCGCGGCGTGGCAGGCCGGTCACGGGGCGCGCGGCGGCATCACGGTCGGACGGCCGTCGCTGGAGGACCTCGTGCTGCGGCTCGCCGACGACCCCGGCGCCGTCCCCGGCGCCACCCCGGTCGCACGGCCACGGACCACCGCCAGGGAGCCCGCGTGA
- a CDS encoding ABC transporter permease, protein MSTTTQAPATGPAPLRRRVLAQAGWDLRAVLRNGEQLLVTFVLPLGVLLGVARTGVPDLSPLPQGQAAWAGALAVAVVSSAFTGQAIAFGFDRRAGVLRLLATTPLGRGGLLASRSLGVLAVVALQLLVLTTAAAVLGVPPGPAAVAAALPALVLGTVASLAAGLLLASLVRAEAVLALANLAWVLVLVGGGLVLPVAGVLPDPLATLVAWSPTGALGEALRTAAVDARVAWGPLAALAAWSLVLAWAARRLLRWD, encoded by the coding sequence GTGAGCACGACGACACAGGCGCCGGCCACGGGGCCCGCGCCGCTGCGACGCCGTGTGCTCGCGCAGGCGGGCTGGGACCTGCGGGCCGTGCTCCGCAACGGCGAGCAGCTCCTCGTGACGTTCGTGCTCCCGCTCGGGGTGCTCCTCGGGGTCGCCCGCACCGGGGTGCCCGACCTGTCTCCCCTGCCGCAGGGGCAGGCCGCCTGGGCGGGGGCGCTCGCGGTCGCGGTCGTGTCGTCCGCCTTCACGGGGCAGGCGATCGCGTTCGGCTTCGACCGGCGCGCCGGCGTCCTGCGCCTGCTCGCGACGACGCCGCTCGGGCGGGGCGGTCTCCTGGCGTCACGCTCCCTCGGGGTGCTCGCCGTCGTCGCGCTCCAGCTCCTCGTGCTCACGACGGCTGCCGCCGTCCTCGGCGTCCCGCCGGGCCCCGCGGCGGTCGCGGCGGCGCTGCCGGCCCTCGTCCTCGGCACGGTGGCCTCCCTCGCCGCCGGCCTGCTCCTCGCCTCCCTCGTGCGCGCCGAGGCCGTCCTCGCCCTCGCGAACCTCGCGTGGGTTCTCGTCCTCGTCGGCGGGGGGCTCGTGCTGCCCGTCGCCGGGGTCCTGCCGGACCCGCTCGCGACGCTCGTCGCGTGGTCGCCCACCGGCGCGCTCGGGGAGGCGCTGCGCACGGCGGCCGTCGACGCACGGGTGGCGTGGGGCCCGCTCGCGGCGCTCGCGGCGTGGTCGCTCGTCCTCGCCTGGGCGGCGCGGCGCCTCCTGCGCTGGGACTGA
- the sufD gene encoding Fe-S cluster assembly protein SufD — protein sequence MTTEVMSGAPQVAEALGGAAPEVTRDSVRSVLDAKVPDVSRADRTRSRDVEAFPVPTGREEEWRFTPLSRVRPLFEPVADGRPDAVRVDVRSEDSSVVVREHSAEESLVRPGDRAAAVAAAGAAVRTTVEVPAETALTAPVLVDLVGAGGRGAVDLVVDVGAFSRATVVLDHTGDATFGGTVGIRVGDSADVTVVSLQSWDDTAVHVGQHDAVLGRDATFRHIAVSLGGSAVRLDVNVDFTGPGASSQCLGLYFADAGQHLEHRLFVDHSQPTCTSDVQYKGALQGDGAHTVWVGDVLIRAEATGIDTYELNRNLVLTDGARADSVPNLEIETGQIEGAGHASATGRFDDEQLFYLMARGMRPLQARRLVVRGFFAEILQKIGIEAVETRLLDVVERRLSDEALAVTPDTFPTTPA from the coding sequence GTGACGACGGAGGTCATGTCAGGAGCACCCCAGGTCGCCGAGGCCCTCGGCGGCGCCGCTCCGGAGGTCACGCGCGACAGCGTCCGCTCCGTCCTCGACGCGAAGGTCCCCGACGTCAGCCGGGCCGACCGCACGCGCTCGCGCGACGTCGAGGCGTTCCCCGTCCCGACCGGTCGCGAGGAGGAGTGGCGCTTCACGCCGCTCAGCCGGGTGCGCCCGCTGTTCGAGCCCGTCGCCGACGGCCGGCCCGACGCGGTGCGCGTCGACGTCCGCAGCGAGGACTCCTCGGTCGTCGTCCGCGAGCACTCCGCCGAGGAGAGCCTCGTGCGCCCGGGCGACCGGGCGGCGGCGGTCGCCGCGGCCGGCGCCGCGGTCCGCACGACCGTCGAGGTGCCGGCCGAGACGGCGCTGACGGCGCCCGTGCTCGTCGACCTCGTCGGCGCGGGCGGGCGCGGGGCGGTCGACCTCGTGGTCGACGTCGGCGCGTTCTCCAGGGCCACCGTCGTCCTCGACCACACCGGCGACGCCACCTTCGGCGGGACCGTCGGCATCCGCGTCGGCGACAGCGCCGACGTCACGGTCGTCTCCCTGCAGTCGTGGGACGACACCGCCGTCCACGTCGGGCAGCACGACGCCGTCCTCGGTCGCGACGCGACGTTCCGCCACATCGCCGTCAGCCTCGGCGGTAGCGCGGTGCGCCTCGACGTCAACGTCGACTTCACCGGGCCCGGCGCGAGCTCGCAGTGCCTCGGGCTGTACTTCGCCGACGCCGGGCAGCACCTCGAGCACCGGCTCTTCGTCGACCACAGCCAGCCGACGTGCACGTCGGACGTGCAGTACAAGGGGGCCCTCCAGGGCGACGGCGCGCACACGGTGTGGGTCGGCGACGTCCTCATCCGGGCCGAGGCGACGGGCATCGACACGTACGAGCTCAACCGCAACCTCGTGCTCACCGACGGGGCCCGCGCCGACTCGGTGCCGAACCTCGAGATCGAGACGGGGCAGATCGAGGGCGCGGGCCACGCGTCGGCGACCGGTCGCTTCGACGACGAGCAGCTCTTCTACCTCATGGCCCGCGGCATGCGGCCCCTCCAGGCGCGCCGGCTCGTCGTCCGCGGCTTCTTCGCCGAGATCCTCCAGAAGATCGGCATCGAGGCCGTCGAGACCCGTCTGCTCGACGTCGTCGAGCGCCGGCTGTCCGACGAGGCCCTCGCCGTGACGCCCGACACCTTCCCCACCACCCCGGCCTGA
- a CDS encoding RNA polymerase sigma factor — MEPVPSHRRDAGHRGNAADRPVAPGPDHPETCDDETLALAFAAGHEWALAEAYSRWAGLVHGISLRALADRQDAEDATQQVFVRAWRGRETFDARRGTIAGWLIGIARHVCADTWQQRARLARQHEAARAAVGPETVPASSLPEQAVERLTVLEALDGVDQPARGIVELAFFHDLTHKQIADRLGMPLGTVKSHIRRTLLRLRDSLEVARAATP; from the coding sequence GTGGAACCCGTGCCCTCGCACCGCCGCGACGCCGGGCACCGGGGGAACGCGGCCGACCGTCCCGTGGCTCCCGGACCCGACCACCCCGAGACCTGCGACGACGAGACCCTCGCGCTCGCGTTCGCCGCAGGGCACGAGTGGGCGCTCGCGGAGGCCTACAGCCGGTGGGCCGGCCTCGTGCACGGCATCAGCCTGCGCGCGCTCGCCGACCGGCAGGACGCCGAGGACGCCACCCAGCAGGTCTTCGTCCGCGCGTGGCGTGGTCGCGAGACGTTCGACGCCCGCCGGGGCACCATCGCGGGCTGGCTCATCGGCATCGCGCGGCACGTCTGCGCCGACACGTGGCAGCAGCGAGCCCGTCTCGCCCGGCAGCACGAGGCCGCCCGCGCCGCGGTGGGGCCCGAGACCGTCCCCGCGTCCTCGCTGCCCGAGCAGGCGGTCGAGCGCCTCACGGTCCTCGAGGCTCTCGACGGCGTCGACCAGCCGGCGCGCGGCATCGTCGAGCTCGCGTTCTTCCACGACCTCACGCACAAGCAGATCGCGGACCGCCTCGGCATGCCGCTGGGCACCGTGAAGAGCCACATCCGGCGCACCCTGCTGCGGCTGCGCGACTCGCTGGAGGTGGCGCGTGCGGCCACACCCTGA
- a CDS encoding class F sortase — protein sequence MTGSTDRPDGRTDRPLPTAAGASRATGLRWAAVVVVALAVGLAGPVGWWVTRPDPQAGATLAEVRAGGGTAADPVPTGEPVPSASPAPAAPSAPVPDRTPAFGEVTVRDAGLAAARAERDPDPVHLTIPALDVDAAVEAVGVEDDGSMTIPAEIASVGWYRWGAAPGADSGNAVLAGHVDAAGEGPGALFPLREVAVGTVVTVTDEAGEQHAYEVVGRETITKSVLPVDEIFARDGDHVLVLVTCGGPFQPELRSYRDNVVVTAVPVGDGA from the coding sequence GTGACCGGCTCCACCGACCGCCCGGACGGGCGGACCGACCGCCCGCTGCCGACGGCTGCCGGCGCCTCCCGCGCGACGGGGCTCCGCTGGGCCGCCGTCGTCGTCGTGGCGCTCGCCGTCGGGCTCGCCGGGCCCGTCGGGTGGTGGGTCACCCGCCCCGACCCCCAGGCCGGGGCGACGCTGGCCGAGGTCCGTGCGGGTGGGGGCACGGCCGCGGACCCGGTCCCCACCGGGGAGCCGGTCCCGTCGGCGTCGCCGGCCCCGGCCGCGCCGTCCGCGCCCGTCCCGGACCGCACCCCGGCCTTCGGCGAGGTCACCGTCCGCGACGCCGGGCTCGCGGCGGCCCGGGCGGAACGCGACCCCGATCCCGTGCACCTCACGATCCCCGCGCTCGACGTCGACGCCGCGGTGGAGGCCGTGGGGGTCGAGGACGACGGTTCCATGACGATCCCCGCCGAGATCGCGTCCGTCGGCTGGTACCGCTGGGGCGCCGCGCCGGGCGCCGACTCGGGCAACGCGGTCCTCGCCGGTCACGTCGACGCCGCCGGCGAGGGCCCGGGCGCGCTGTTCCCCCTCCGCGAGGTCGCCGTCGGCACCGTCGTCACCGTCACCGACGAGGCCGGGGAGCAGCACGCGTACGAGGTCGTCGGCCGGGAGACCATCACGAAGTCGGTGCTCCCCGTCGACGAGATCTTCGCCCGCGACGGCGACCACGTCCTCGTCCTGGTGACGTGCGGCGGCCCCTTCCAGCCGGAGCTGCGCAGCTACCGCGACAACGTCGTCGTGACCGCCGTGCCCGTCGGGGACGGCGCGTGA
- a CDS encoding anti-sigma factor domain-containing protein: MRPHPDEGTLALHALGEPALTAEDAEHVRTCATCRVTVEELARTVDVVRGPRARDLDPVPVPPHVWQGVAAELGLGAGTVPRPDHGPDPSPVPDAGASAPAVPPAPRRDDELAVRRRTGGRGRRVGPWAVAAAAAVGVVVGAVGVVAARGLPGGAGAPGPGGDAAVLAAADLEEFGAGAGSGAAGLARLVQPTGAPGPVLQVWLDGLPDTGDDFLEAWLIDPDTGAMVSLGPVVPQQPGDATADLTVPSGLDVGRFALVDVSAEPTDGDPTHSGASLLRGALEL; encoded by the coding sequence GTGCGGCCACACCCTGACGAGGGGACCCTCGCGCTGCACGCTCTCGGCGAGCCCGCCCTCACGGCGGAGGACGCCGAGCACGTCCGCACGTGCGCGACCTGCCGCGTGACGGTCGAGGAGCTGGCCCGCACCGTCGACGTCGTCCGCGGCCCGCGGGCCCGCGACCTCGACCCCGTCCCCGTCCCCCCTCACGTGTGGCAGGGCGTCGCCGCCGAGCTCGGGCTCGGCGCCGGCACGGTGCCCCGACCCGACCACGGACCCGACCCCTCCCCCGTTCCCGACGCGGGCGCGAGCGCCCCGGCCGTGCCCCCGGCGCCGCGACGCGACGACGAGCTCGCGGTCCGGCGGCGCACGGGCGGCCGCGGCCGGCGGGTCGGCCCGTGGGCGGTCGCAGCCGCCGCGGCCGTCGGTGTCGTGGTGGGCGCGGTCGGTGTCGTGGCCGCGCGGGGGCTGCCGGGCGGAGCCGGTGCGCCGGGACCGGGCGGCGACGCCGCCGTCCTCGCGGCCGCCGACCTGGAGGAGTTCGGCGCGGGCGCGGGCTCGGGAGCCGCGGGCCTCGCCCGCCTCGTCCAGCCCACCGGGGCGCCCGGGCCCGTCCTCCAGGTGTGGCTCGACGGCCTGCCCGACACCGGTGACGACTTCCTCGAGGCGTGGCTCATCGACCCCGACACCGGGGCGATGGTGTCGCTCGGACCGGTGGTCCCCCAGCAGCCAGGGGACGCGACGGCGGACCTCACGGTGCCGAGCGGGCTCGACGTGGGCCGGTTCGCCCTCGTCGACGTGTCGGCGGAGCCGACGGACGGCGACCCGACGCACTCGGGCGCGAGCCTGCTGCGCGGCGCCCTCGAGCTCTGA
- a CDS encoding helix-turn-helix transcriptional regulator translates to MHEAHAAVRDAETPRERVFAAVLEHGPVSAAALASRLGVTPAAVRRHLEALTDDGLIEARSARATGRRGRPARVYVATERGQAQAPGLYDELAVSALEYLAEQLGEPAVRAFAEHRFGDLAARYRPLVEAAGPDPRERARALARALSEDGFAASARTVAVSPLARPGGASPVGGVQLCQGHCPVHAVAARFPQLCEAETRVFSELLGVHVQRLATIAHGEHVCTTFVPTPALRKDTR, encoded by the coding sequence GTGCACGAGGCCCACGCGGCCGTGCGTGATGCCGAGACCCCGCGCGAGCGAGTGTTCGCGGCCGTCCTCGAGCACGGCCCGGTCTCGGCGGCGGCGCTCGCCTCGCGGCTCGGCGTCACGCCCGCGGCCGTCCGGCGGCACCTCGAGGCGCTCACCGACGACGGGCTCATCGAGGCCCGCTCCGCGCGCGCCACCGGTCGCCGGGGTCGACCGGCCCGGGTCTACGTCGCCACGGAGCGGGGCCAGGCGCAGGCGCCCGGGCTGTACGACGAGCTCGCCGTGTCGGCCCTGGAGTACCTCGCGGAGCAGCTGGGGGAGCCCGCGGTGCGGGCTTTCGCCGAGCACCGCTTCGGCGACCTCGCCGCCCGCTACCGCCCCCTCGTCGAGGCCGCCGGACCCGACCCCCGCGAGCGCGCCCGGGCCCTGGCCCGGGCGTTGTCGGAGGACGGCTTCGCCGCCAGCGCCCGTACCGTCGCCGTGTCCCCGCTCGCCCGACCGGGCGGGGCGTCCCCGGTGGGCGGTGTCCAGCTGTGCCAGGGACACTGTCCCGTGCACGCGGTCGCCGCGCGCTTCCCCCAACTGTGCGAGGCCGAGACGCGCGTGTTCTCCGAGCTCCTCGGGGTCCACGTCCAGCGACTGGCCACCATCGCCCACGGCGAGCACGTCTGCACCACGTTCGTCCCCACGCCTGCCCTCAGGAAGGACACCCGATGA
- the sufB gene encoding Fe-S cluster assembly protein SufB, which produces MTTHPETSQPTGSPVPEATQAELETIGRYQFGWADPDTAGASARRGLSEEVVRDISARKGEPEWMLKLRLKGHTMFGRKPMPAWGSDLSGIDFDNIKYFVKSTEKQAATWDDLPEDIKATYDRLGIPEAEKQRLVAGVAAQYESEVVYHKINEELERQGVIFLDTDTGLKEHPELFKEYFGSVIPVGDNKFAALNSAVWSGGSFIYVPPGVHVEIPLQAYFRINTENMGQFERTLIIADEGSYVHYVEGCTAPIYQSDSLHSAVVEIVVKKNARVRYTTIQNWSNNVYNLVTKRAVAEAGATMEWIDGNIGSKVTMKYPAVFLMGEHARGETLSIAMAGEGQHQDAGAKMVHAAPHTSSSIVSKSIARGGGRTSYRGLVQVLEGAHHSASTVLCDALLVDQISRSDTYPYVDVREDDVRMGHEATVSKVSEDQLFYLMSRGMPESEAMAMIVRGFIEPVARELPMEYALELNKLIELQMEGAVG; this is translated from the coding sequence ATGACCACGCACCCCGAGACCTCGCAGCCGACCGGCTCGCCGGTCCCGGAGGCCACGCAGGCCGAGCTCGAGACCATCGGTCGCTACCAGTTCGGCTGGGCGGACCCCGACACCGCGGGCGCGAGCGCGCGTCGTGGCCTGTCGGAGGAGGTCGTCCGCGACATCTCCGCCCGCAAGGGCGAGCCCGAGTGGATGCTCAAGCTGCGCCTCAAGGGCCACACCATGTTCGGGCGCAAGCCGATGCCCGCGTGGGGCTCGGACCTGTCCGGCATCGACTTCGACAACATCAAGTACTTCGTGAAGTCGACGGAGAAGCAGGCCGCCACGTGGGACGACCTGCCCGAGGACATCAAGGCGACGTACGACCGCCTCGGCATCCCCGAGGCCGAGAAGCAGCGCCTCGTCGCCGGGGTCGCCGCGCAGTACGAGTCCGAGGTCGTCTACCACAAGATCAACGAGGAGCTCGAGCGCCAGGGCGTCATCTTCCTCGACACCGACACGGGCCTCAAGGAGCACCCGGAGCTCTTCAAGGAGTACTTCGGCTCCGTCATCCCCGTCGGCGACAACAAGTTCGCCGCGCTCAACTCCGCCGTGTGGTCGGGCGGGTCGTTCATCTACGTGCCGCCGGGCGTCCACGTCGAGATCCCGCTCCAGGCCTACTTCCGGATCAACACCGAGAACATGGGTCAGTTCGAGCGCACGCTCATCATCGCCGACGAGGGCTCCTACGTTCACTACGTCGAGGGCTGCACGGCGCCGATCTACCAGTCGGACTCCCTGCACTCCGCGGTCGTCGAGATCGTCGTGAAGAAGAACGCCCGCGTCCGCTACACGACCATCCAGAACTGGTCGAACAACGTCTACAACCTCGTGACCAAGCGCGCGGTCGCCGAGGCCGGCGCCACCATGGAGTGGATCGACGGCAACATCGGCTCCAAGGTCACGATGAAGTACCCGGCGGTCTTCCTCATGGGCGAGCACGCCCGCGGCGAGACCCTGTCGATCGCGATGGCGGGCGAGGGCCAGCACCAGGACGCCGGCGCCAAGATGGTGCACGCCGCGCCCCACACGTCGAGCTCGATCGTGTCGAAGTCGATCGCGCGCGGCGGCGGGCGCACGTCCTACCGCGGCCTCGTGCAGGTGCTCGAGGGCGCCCACCACAGCGCGAGCACCGTGCTGTGCGACGCCCTCCTCGTCGACCAGATCAGCCGCTCCGACACCTACCCGTACGTCGACGTCCGCGAGGACGACGTGCGGATGGGCCACGAGGCGACGGTCTCGAAGGTGAGCGAGGACCAGCTCTTCTACCTCATGTCGCGCGGCATGCCGGAGAGCGAGGCGATGGCGATGATCGTCCGCGGGTTCATCGAGCCCGTGGCGCGGGAGCTGCCCATGGAGTACGCCCTCGAGCTGAACAAGCTCATCGAGCTGCAGATGGAAGGGGCCGTCGGGTGA